A single window of Narcine bancroftii isolate sNarBan1 chromosome 13, sNarBan1.hap1, whole genome shotgun sequence DNA harbors:
- the bloc1s3 gene encoding biogenesis of lysosome-related organelles complex 1 subunit 3 isoform X3 — protein sequence MATTQFLTIVQGEASETDSEEELYFTSTSPACILQTGVKVLGEASETDDEDANCPEAAATQDVQQAIQLGLPPLVVIRDEQPEVLTAMEEKPAVRIRHQGRYSSLLQQKLRESNVRLNHNVEHAVKQMYETATKEIRTATSHLSNSQSGVINASHSIRLILDDLKSVTEKMDIITSCSLLPDIQIPPRH from the coding sequence ATGGCCACCACACAGTTCCTGACCATTGTTCAGGGGGAAGCTTCCGAAACCGACTCTGAAGAGGAGCTCTACTTCACCTCCACATCTCCAGCGTGCATCTTGCAGACAGGAGTGAAAGTACTGGGAGAGGCATCAGAAACTGATgatgaggatgcaaactgcccgGAGGCGGCAGCGACGCAAGACGTGCAGCAGGCCATTCAGCTTGGCCTGCCGCCACTGGTCGTGATCCGCGACGAGCAGCCGGAAGTCCTGACTGCAATGGAGGAGAAGCCAGCGGTGAGGATTCGCCATCAGGGTCGCTACAGCAGTCTCCTGCAGCAGAAGCTGAGGGAGAGCAACGTGCGCCTCAATCACAATGTGGAGCATGCAGTCAAACAGATGTATGAGACTGCCACCAAGGAGATCCGCACTGCTACCAGCCACCTCAGCAATTCCCAGAGTGGCGTCATTAACGCATCGCACAGCATCCGCTTAATCCTAGATGACTTGAAGTCAGTGACAGAAAAAATGGACATTATTACCAGCTGCAGCTTACTCCCTGATATCCAAATTCCCCCTCGTCATTAA
- the bloc1s3 gene encoding biogenesis of lysosome-related organelles complex 1 subunit 3 isoform X1: protein MWDRRRVRPVRPEISTRIMATTQFLTIVQGEASETDSEEELYFTSTSPACILQTGVKVLGEASETDDEDANCPEAAATQDVQQAIQLGLPPLVVIRDEQPEVLTAMEEKPAVRIRHQGRYSSLLQQKLRESNVRLNHNVEHAVKQMYETATKEIRTATSHLSNSQSGVINASHSIRLILDDLKSVTEKMDIITSCSLLPDIQIPPRH from the exons ATGTGGGACCGACGCAGGGTGCGCCCTGTCCGCCCGGAAAT AAGCACACGTATCATGGCCACCACACAGTTCCTGACCATTGTTCAGGGGGAAGCTTCCGAAACCGACTCTGAAGAGGAGCTCTACTTCACCTCCACATCTCCAGCGTGCATCTTGCAGACAGGAGTGAAAGTACTGGGAGAGGCATCAGAAACTGATgatgaggatgcaaactgcccgGAGGCGGCAGCGACGCAAGACGTGCAGCAGGCCATTCAGCTTGGCCTGCCGCCACTGGTCGTGATCCGCGACGAGCAGCCGGAAGTCCTGACTGCAATGGAGGAGAAGCCAGCGGTGAGGATTCGCCATCAGGGTCGCTACAGCAGTCTCCTGCAGCAGAAGCTGAGGGAGAGCAACGTGCGCCTCAATCACAATGTGGAGCATGCAGTCAAACAGATGTATGAGACTGCCACCAAGGAGATCCGCACTGCTACCAGCCACCTCAGCAATTCCCAGAGTGGCGTCATTAACGCATCGCACAGCATCCGCTTAATCCTAGATGACTTGAAGTCAGTGACAGAAAAAATGGACATTATTACCAGCTGCAGCTTACTCCCTGATATCCAAATTCCCCCTCGTCATTAA
- the nkpd1 gene encoding NTPase KAP family P-loop domain-containing protein 1 isoform X1, with the protein MSKDECKGSTLYGSYARCLAKTLCYVSTPMTVGLYAPWGSGINCLLQNVEKHIKVEERQREKKVAEKSQEKPRLATGLGFILLLWHFIFLKPQITERHEKRKNFRSIFIQFSAWEFSGSEKLWAGLITTLCDDIKNQFGCIPTGIVRALAHQDTVQKTTSNHEWVSKTILRIPVWLIFICLILLACTLAFIISVYGFTLDEMGKGYAMAVEGVGFGLIGISALMTMKNTMMVGKNMFVSQKDKMETLMNKSDFSSQLGFMNDVKQEVKVLINFIRYMEIFERRKIRIVLKIMSLDRCTPDKIVGALDAMNILLSDPEAPFISVLAVDPSIIVACVEQASSLKGIAGNGYEFLNRIVSLPFSVPKMDTHTKLKYLQQVLDGKDALLEENPPPSQQVKRFQEDPSESIPLISISIASNQLPKPRNGNLNAGRYIKQAFQCLMDLDGHLHEYIEENFLEMKRIVNITSVMIRLMVERNVPFSSFTPLKIVAWVILANSWPCRLSWIWQCWEDAEQLRELDEEKAIDDKMLLWAIYENALEKLKSIGPNIQKLLALDGDPEIFQKFLSISYKFTVEDAKTLLPFTINLDQSLKRKIELILASNL; encoded by the exons GTTCAACTCTGTATGGTAGTTATGCAAGATGCCTTGCCAAAACTCTGTGCTATGTTTCCACTCCGATGACAGTCGGGCTATATGCACCATGGGGCTCGGGAATCAACTGCCTTCTGCAAAATGTAGAAA AACACATAAAAGTAGAAGAACGTCAGAGAGAGAAGAAAGTGGCAGAGAAATCCCAGGAGAAGCCTCGGTTAGCCACCGGTTTGGGATTCATTTTGCTTTTGTGGCATTTTATTTTCCTCAAGCCTCAAATTACGGAGCGTCACGAGAAGAGGAAAAACTTCCGATCCATATTTATCCAGTTCAGTGCATGGGAATTTTCAGGAAGCGAAAAGCTGTGGGCAGGGCTCATTACTACCCTCTGCGATGACATTAAGAATCAGTTTGGATGCATCCCAACTGGCATTGTTCGAGCCCTTGCTCATCAAGATACTGTCCAGAAAACCACTTCCAACCATGAGTGGGTGTCCAAAACAATCCTGAGAATTCCAGTGTGGCTTATTTTCATTTGCCTTATTTTGCTAGCTTGTACACTGGCATTCATCATCTCTGTGTATGGCTTCACCCTTGATGAGATGGGAAAAGGTTACGCTATGGCGGTTGAAGGTGTTGGCTTTGGCTTGATTGGAATTTCCGCCCTGATGACAATGAAAAACACCATGATGGTCGGCAAAAATATGTTTGTCAGTCAGAAGGATAAAATGGAGACCCTGATGAATAAATCAGATTTTAGCAGTCAGCTAGGCTTCATGAACGATGTGAAGCAAGAGGTTAAAGTCCTCATAAACTTCATCCGCTACATGGAAATCTTTGAACGAAGGAAGATTCGAATAGTACTGAAAATCATGAGCCTTGACCGGTGCACTCCAGATAAAATTGTTGGAGCCTTGGATGCTATGAATATCCTTCTTTCAGATCCTGAAGCCCCTTTCATCTCGGTGCTTGCTGTTGATCCCAGTATTATTGTAGCTTGTGTGGAGCAAGCCAGCAGCCTAAAAGGCATTGCGGGAAATGGCTACGAGTTCCTGAACAGGATTGTTTCACTGCCGTTTTCTGTCCCCAAAATGGACACTCACACCAAACTCAAATATCTTCAGCAGGTATTAGATGGCAAGGATGCCCTCCTAGAAGAAAATCCCCCGCCAAGTCAACAAGTGAAGAGATTTCAGGAAGATCCTTCTGAAAGCATCCCGCTGATTAGCATTTCAATCGCAAGCAACCAACTCCCCAAGCCAAGAAATGGGAACTTGAATGCAGGTCGTTACATTAAACAAGCTTTTCAGTGTTTGATGGACTTGGATGGGCATCTCCATGAGTATATTGAGGAGAACTTTCTGGagatgaaaaggatagtaaacaTAACATCAGTGATGATTAGGCTCATGGTCGAAAGGAATGTCCCCTTCAGTTCCTTTACTCCTCTAAAAATCGTCGCATGGGTCATTTTAGCCAACAGTTGGCCCTGCCGTCTCAGCTGGATCTGGCAGTGTTGGGAAGATGCTGAGCAACTGAGAGAATTGGATGAAGAGAAAGCGATTGATGACAAAATGCTGCTGTGGGCCATCTATGAAAATGCCTTAGAGAAGTTAAAGTCCATTGGGCCCAACATTCAAAAGTTGTTGGCACTGGATGGAGATCCAGAAATCTTCCAGAAATTTCTGTCAATCAGTTACAAATTCACCGTTGAAGATGCAAAAACCCTCCTCCCATTTACAATTAATCTAGATCaatctttaaaaagaaaaattgaattaATTCTTGCAAGCAACTTatga
- the bloc1s3 gene encoding biogenesis of lysosome-related organelles complex 1 subunit 3 isoform X2, translated as MLTMRKSTRIMATTQFLTIVQGEASETDSEEELYFTSTSPACILQTGVKVLGEASETDDEDANCPEAAATQDVQQAIQLGLPPLVVIRDEQPEVLTAMEEKPAVRIRHQGRYSSLLQQKLRESNVRLNHNVEHAVKQMYETATKEIRTATSHLSNSQSGVINASHSIRLILDDLKSVTEKMDIITSCSLLPDIQIPPRH; from the exons ATGCTGACAATGCGGAA AAGCACACGTATCATGGCCACCACACAGTTCCTGACCATTGTTCAGGGGGAAGCTTCCGAAACCGACTCTGAAGAGGAGCTCTACTTCACCTCCACATCTCCAGCGTGCATCTTGCAGACAGGAGTGAAAGTACTGGGAGAGGCATCAGAAACTGATgatgaggatgcaaactgcccgGAGGCGGCAGCGACGCAAGACGTGCAGCAGGCCATTCAGCTTGGCCTGCCGCCACTGGTCGTGATCCGCGACGAGCAGCCGGAAGTCCTGACTGCAATGGAGGAGAAGCCAGCGGTGAGGATTCGCCATCAGGGTCGCTACAGCAGTCTCCTGCAGCAGAAGCTGAGGGAGAGCAACGTGCGCCTCAATCACAATGTGGAGCATGCAGTCAAACAGATGTATGAGACTGCCACCAAGGAGATCCGCACTGCTACCAGCCACCTCAGCAATTCCCAGAGTGGCGTCATTAACGCATCGCACAGCATCCGCTTAATCCTAGATGACTTGAAGTCAGTGACAGAAAAAATGGACATTATTACCAGCTGCAGCTTACTCCCTGATATCCAAATTCCCCCTCGTCATTAA
- the nkpd1 gene encoding NTPase KAP family P-loop domain-containing protein 1 isoform X2, whose amino-acid sequence MSKDECKEHIKVEERQREKKVAEKSQEKPRLATGLGFILLLWHFIFLKPQITERHEKRKNFRSIFIQFSAWEFSGSEKLWAGLITTLCDDIKNQFGCIPTGIVRALAHQDTVQKTTSNHEWVSKTILRIPVWLIFICLILLACTLAFIISVYGFTLDEMGKGYAMAVEGVGFGLIGISALMTMKNTMMVGKNMFVSQKDKMETLMNKSDFSSQLGFMNDVKQEVKVLINFIRYMEIFERRKIRIVLKIMSLDRCTPDKIVGALDAMNILLSDPEAPFISVLAVDPSIIVACVEQASSLKGIAGNGYEFLNRIVSLPFSVPKMDTHTKLKYLQQVLDGKDALLEENPPPSQQVKRFQEDPSESIPLISISIASNQLPKPRNGNLNAGRYIKQAFQCLMDLDGHLHEYIEENFLEMKRIVNITSVMIRLMVERNVPFSSFTPLKIVAWVILANSWPCRLSWIWQCWEDAEQLRELDEEKAIDDKMLLWAIYENALEKLKSIGPNIQKLLALDGDPEIFQKFLSISYKFTVEDAKTLLPFTINLDQSLKRKIELILASNL is encoded by the coding sequence AACACATAAAAGTAGAAGAACGTCAGAGAGAGAAGAAAGTGGCAGAGAAATCCCAGGAGAAGCCTCGGTTAGCCACCGGTTTGGGATTCATTTTGCTTTTGTGGCATTTTATTTTCCTCAAGCCTCAAATTACGGAGCGTCACGAGAAGAGGAAAAACTTCCGATCCATATTTATCCAGTTCAGTGCATGGGAATTTTCAGGAAGCGAAAAGCTGTGGGCAGGGCTCATTACTACCCTCTGCGATGACATTAAGAATCAGTTTGGATGCATCCCAACTGGCATTGTTCGAGCCCTTGCTCATCAAGATACTGTCCAGAAAACCACTTCCAACCATGAGTGGGTGTCCAAAACAATCCTGAGAATTCCAGTGTGGCTTATTTTCATTTGCCTTATTTTGCTAGCTTGTACACTGGCATTCATCATCTCTGTGTATGGCTTCACCCTTGATGAGATGGGAAAAGGTTACGCTATGGCGGTTGAAGGTGTTGGCTTTGGCTTGATTGGAATTTCCGCCCTGATGACAATGAAAAACACCATGATGGTCGGCAAAAATATGTTTGTCAGTCAGAAGGATAAAATGGAGACCCTGATGAATAAATCAGATTTTAGCAGTCAGCTAGGCTTCATGAACGATGTGAAGCAAGAGGTTAAAGTCCTCATAAACTTCATCCGCTACATGGAAATCTTTGAACGAAGGAAGATTCGAATAGTACTGAAAATCATGAGCCTTGACCGGTGCACTCCAGATAAAATTGTTGGAGCCTTGGATGCTATGAATATCCTTCTTTCAGATCCTGAAGCCCCTTTCATCTCGGTGCTTGCTGTTGATCCCAGTATTATTGTAGCTTGTGTGGAGCAAGCCAGCAGCCTAAAAGGCATTGCGGGAAATGGCTACGAGTTCCTGAACAGGATTGTTTCACTGCCGTTTTCTGTCCCCAAAATGGACACTCACACCAAACTCAAATATCTTCAGCAGGTATTAGATGGCAAGGATGCCCTCCTAGAAGAAAATCCCCCGCCAAGTCAACAAGTGAAGAGATTTCAGGAAGATCCTTCTGAAAGCATCCCGCTGATTAGCATTTCAATCGCAAGCAACCAACTCCCCAAGCCAAGAAATGGGAACTTGAATGCAGGTCGTTACATTAAACAAGCTTTTCAGTGTTTGATGGACTTGGATGGGCATCTCCATGAGTATATTGAGGAGAACTTTCTGGagatgaaaaggatagtaaacaTAACATCAGTGATGATTAGGCTCATGGTCGAAAGGAATGTCCCCTTCAGTTCCTTTACTCCTCTAAAAATCGTCGCATGGGTCATTTTAGCCAACAGTTGGCCCTGCCGTCTCAGCTGGATCTGGCAGTGTTGGGAAGATGCTGAGCAACTGAGAGAATTGGATGAAGAGAAAGCGATTGATGACAAAATGCTGCTGTGGGCCATCTATGAAAATGCCTTAGAGAAGTTAAAGTCCATTGGGCCCAACATTCAAAAGTTGTTGGCACTGGATGGAGATCCAGAAATCTTCCAGAAATTTCTGTCAATCAGTTACAAATTCACCGTTGAAGATGCAAAAACCCTCCTCCCATTTACAATTAATCTAGATCaatctttaaaaagaaaaattgaattaATTCTTGCAAGCAACTTatga